GGCGCCGATATTTGCAAACCAACGGCAGATCTCGTCATGGGATTCAAGCGTACCGACGACCCAGCCGCCGCCGTGAAGATAGAGAAGTGCCGGCGCATCCTTAGTCGGAGCGCCCACGCCTCGGTAGATCCTGACACGGATCGGGCCACCCGTCCCAGCGATCGTTTTGTCCTCGATGGCCGCGACCGGCTCACGATCGCCCTGCAATGTCGGGCAACCCAAGTCATAGGCAGCGCGGGCCTCGTTTACTGTCCCCCGCTCAAAGGGCGGCTGGTTTGCGGCGCGACCGAGCGCCAGGACATGCGCGGCGCCGGGATCCAATCGATCTTTCATCGCTTCACCTCAAGCAAGCAGGCTGCGAGCTTCATCGTCCCCAAGCAGCGGCGGTTGCGTGACTGTTCCCGCAATCGCAATCGCGCTCCTCGCCTCGCTGGATGCCAGGGTCGCCTCCATGATCTCGAGAACATGAAGCGCCAAATCGCCGGAGGCGCGCGGCGCCCTGCCCTCGCCAAGCGCGCGGACGAGATCGGCAACGCCCAGCATGCGATAGTTGGCGCGGTCGGGAGCGCTATACGGCCAGTTCAGGGCGCCATACAGCTCGCATTCGCTCTCGAAATCCTTCCATTCCGCGCCGCGCTCGGAAAGCGAGACCGTTCCGCCGAATGTATCGGGATCAGGCAGGCGCAACGAACCCTCCGTGCCGTGCAATTCGATCGGATGATTGGAATGCCGGAAGACATCCCACGACGTACCGAAATTCACCGTCGCGCCCGACTGGAACTCGAGAAGCGAGAGCACGTTCGTCGGCGTACCCACTTTGAACGTCGTGTTCTTGAAGGGGCCATCAGCCGTTATCAGCCGTTCTTCCTGGCCTTTCGTCGCCATCGCCATGACGCTTTTCACCGGGCCAAGCAGATTGACCAGCATGGTCAGATAATAGGGACCCATGTCGAACATCGGCCCGCCACCGGGTTGATAATAGAATTGCGGATTGGGATGCCAATGCTCCATGCCGCGGCCGAACATGAAGGCGGTACCGCTGACCGGGCGGCCGATCGCACCTGCATCCATCAGGCCTCGCGCCCGCCGGCCGGCGGCGCCGAGGAATGTATCGGGAGCCGAACCCAACAAGAGATCGCGACTTTTGGCCTCGGCCACAAGCTTCCGTCCCTCAGCGGCCGACGTCGCGAGCGGCTTTTCGGTGAAGACGTGCTTGCCTGCGGAAAGCGCCGACATCGTCACGTCGAAATGGACGGCAGGGATCGTAAGGTTCAGGACAAGATCGACCCCGGGGTCTGCCAGGAGCGCATCGACCTCCATTGCCCGGATGCCATATTCCTTCGCCCTCAGCGCCGACACGTCGGATGAGATGTCGGCACAGGCCCTCAATTCGACCCCGGCAAACAGGGCGGCATTACGTAGATAGGTCATCGAGATATTGCCACAGCCGATGACACCGATGCCCAGCCTGGTTCCCGGATATGCTCTCATGAATTGGCCTCCCCACCAATTTCAGATGTTTCGCCCATCATCGACAGGCATCGCTGCCGCCACAACCGCTATAGAACATTTTATTTGTTGACGCGCGATAAATTTTTATGAACCATGCGGAAATAGCGATCCGACGTCACATGCGGCTTGCCAGGGGAGGTTCGCCACTCCACCGCCATGCCAAGAATGCAGTCATGCGGGTCCGGCGGCATATCAACGAAGGCCTACGCAAGACGAAGTCAAGGAATGGGCATGAGTATCAAAAACCTGAAAGTCGGCTGCCAGACATTCACCTGGGAAATGCTCGGGAAAAACTGGAATGGCGGCCCGGACGATCTGCTGGAGGCCATTGCGGAGGGCGGCTATGCGGGCATCGAGATTACCGACACGATGATCGGCCGCTACGCGGATCATCCCGATCATTTCGCCGCGAGCCTGAAGAAACATGGCCTGATGCTCGTATCTTTTGCGATGGGATCCAAAAGCGGCTTCACCCTCAGGCAAGAGATCGAGAATGACCTCAGGACCACACAACGCTGGATCGATTTCGCGGCCGCCATTTCCGGCGCCCTCGTTTCGATCGGTTCGGCGACGGTTGTCTCTGAAGGGCCTCGGGAAGCGAAATTCGAAATCGCCGCGGAGTTCTACAATCGGGCCGGCGAATTGGGCAGATCTTCCGGCGTGGATATCGCTATGCATCCGAGTTCGCACCACAATACGCTGCTGTTCGACCGTGCCGATTATGACCGGATCTTCTCGCTTATCGACAAGAACCTCGTCGGCTGGGTGCCGGATACCGGCCATATCCTGCGCGGCCACGACGATATTCTGGATACGCTGCGAACCTATCAGGACCGTATCCGCTATCTGCACCTCAAGGACGTCGATGCAGAGGGCAAATGGGCCATGCTTGGCAAAGGAGTCTGCGATACGCCCGCCGTGATCGACATCGTCGCTGCCGCGCCGCGCTTCAATGGCTGGCTGGTCTTGGAAGAGGAATCAGACACGGCCGCTGCCGACCCTGCGACAGCCGTCAGGACGAACCGCGAAACGATGCGCCGCTACGGCGCCTGAGGAAGAGATATGATCCGTAAGGAAGACCGACGGCTGCGTGTGGGTGTGCTCGGCTGCGGCCCGATCGCACAGTTCGCCCATCTCGAATCCTGCGTGAAGGCTGGGAATGCCGACCTTTACGCCATCTGCGACGCAGCACCTGACCTGCTCGCGCGCATGGGCGCGACATACGAGCCTCAGAAGATGTACGCCGATTATGACGCGATGCTCGCCGATCCCGAGCTCGAAGCCGTCATCATCGCCACGTCCGATGCCTATCACGTACCGATGTCCATCAAAGCGCTCGATGCTGGAAAGCATGTGCTCTGCGAGAAGCCCACCGGTGTTACGGTCGAGGAAGGCCAGGCGCTCGCCGACGCCGTCAAGCGCTCCGGCAAGGTGCTGCAGGTCGGTCACATGAAGCGGTTCGACCCGGCGCTGGAGGCTGCCCGGGATTTCGTCCGTGACGATATCGGCGAGATTTTCGCGCTGAAGGCCTGGTACTGCGACTCCACCCACCGCTACACCAATACCGATGCGGTCCAGCCGCTGCCGATCACCAGCAAATTCGCCAGAAAACCCTCCGGAAATCCCAAGGCTGACCTGCGCCAGTATTTTATGCTGGCGCATGGCTCGCATCTCGTCGATACCGCCCGTTTCCTTTGTGGCGAGATCGTCGCGGTGCGAGCCCGCCTTCTCGAGCGTGCCGGCACCTATTGCTGGTTCGTGGAAACCGAATTCGCCAATGGCGCGCTCGGTCATCTCGATCTGACGGTCGCCGTCCGCATGGACTGGCATGAGGGTTTTCAACTCTATGGCGAACATGGTTCGGTGATCGCCAAGACCTTCAATCCCTGGTACTTCAGGGCGAGTGAAGTCGAGATCTTTCACGAAAAAGACGCAACGACCCGCAAGCCGCTCGGAGCCGACGGGCACTTCTTCCGCCGGCAGTTGGAAGGGCTTGCCGATACCGTGCTGAACGGCGCGCCGATGCGCGGCGCCGATATAGAGGACGGCATCGCCTCCATCCGCGCCATGGTCGCCATCGCCCGCTCGGTCGAAACGGGCGAACGTGTCGAACTCGCAACCGTCACGGGATCGGTCTGATGCAGCTTGGCATCTTTGCAAAGACCTTCCCCGGCACCGATCCCCGGCAAGTGCTTTCGGCCGTGCGTAACAGCGGATTTGCGACGACTCAGTTCAATCTCGCCTGCGTCGGTCTGCCATCGATGCCGGATGCAGTGGCGCCGGAAACGATTACAACGATCCGGGCGGCAGCCGAAGTGGCCGGCGTTTCGCTCGCGGCACTTTCAGGCACCTATAACATGGCCCATCCGGACAAATTCGTGCGGGAAAGAGGGCTCAAACAGCTTGGCGTGGTGATCGAAACGGCAGCGGCTTTGCAGATTCCGCTCGTGACGCTCTGCACCGGCAGCCGCCATGCCCAGGACCAATGGATGTATCATCCGGACAATGCGCTTCCGTCCGCCTGGGCCGATATGGCTGCCGAAATGGAAAAAGCGCTGGAACTTGCCGAGCGGCACGACATCGATCTCGGCATTGAGCCGGAACAGGCAAATATCGTCACCTCCGCCGCCGATGCGGTGAGGCTGATCGGAGAGATGGGTTCGAGGCGCCTGCGCATCGTGCTTGATCCAGCGAACCTCTTCGAGCAGGCGACACCGGCCGAAGTGTCCGACATCGTCGCCAAGGCGATCGATATCTCGGCCGGGTACGTGACGATGGCCCACGCGAAGGATCGTTATGCCGATGGCCGCTTCGCGACGGCGGGTCAGGGCATCGTCGATTTCCCCGCCTTCATCGACGGCCTGCGCGCGACCGGTTTTAGCGGTGCATTCGTCACGCACGGTCTTACGGCAAAAGAAGCACCCGCCGTCGCCAGATTTCTTTCGGATCTGATCCGATGAAAACGCGCCTCGCCTTCAGACGAGACGATGCCGACCTTTCAGTCTACGACTGCGGAACAGGCAAAGCCTTGCTCTTTCAACACGGCCTCGGCGGCAATGAGGCACAGGTCGCACAGGTTATCCCCGAGGCGCTCGACTGGCGGCGGATCACGACCGAGTGCCGCGGGCATGGCAGCTCGACGCTCGGCACGAGACGCCCCTTCTCGATTGCGATGTTTGCTGCCGACGTCATCGCCGCAGCAGACGAAAAGGGAGTAGACCGCTTCATCGCCGGCGGTATCTCCATGGGCGCAGCCATCGCGCTTCATCTGGCAAAAACGCACCCCGAGCGCGTTGCCGGCCTCATCCTGGTCCGCCCGGCCTGGTCTTTTGCCCGCGCCCCAGCCAATCTCGCGCCGATCCGCGAGATCGCGGCATTGCTTCGATCTCATTCGCGTGCCGATGGCCAGACACTTTTTGCCAGATCGGCGACGGCGGAACGTCTGCGGATGGACGCGCCAGACAATCTCGCTTCCCTGCTCGGCTATTTCGAACGCCCGGATGCGTTAGCCTTTGCCGACGTGCTTGACGACATCGCCTCGGATGGCACGGGCGTTTCGCAAGAGGACGCGGCAAAACTTGCTGTTCCCGCTCTCGTCCTCGGCAACCGGCAGGATGCCATTCACCCTCTCACCGTCGCACAAGTGATGGCTGACACACTACCAAACGCGCATTTCCTCGAAGTGCCTGCGAAGGCAGCGGGTGCGCAAGCGCATTTCGCCGCTGTCCGAGCGGTCGTCCTGCAATTCCTCGACACAGAATTCAAACATCGGAGCATCGCTCAGCCATGACATCGAAAACTCTTCCGGGCGGCGTCATCGCCGCATTACCCCGGCACAGACTGCTCGGCGAGTTTTCGCTCTGGTCCGCAGATCTTGCCAATATGGAGCGCGACCTTCACCGCATCGAGCCCTATGTCGATCTCCACCATATCGACGTTGCCGATGCACGCTTCACGCCCGGCTTCCTGTTTTTTCCCGATTTCGTCGCCCGCATCGCCAAGCTGACGGCAAAACCAATTCATGTGCATCTGATGGTCGAGGCCGAGATCGTCGAGGCGCAGACACGCCAGTTCATCGAGGCGGGCGCCGATCTCATCAGCGTCCATGCCGAGAACGGCGAAGCCGGCCTGCGCGCCGTGGCACTCGCAAAGGAGCTCGGCGCCGAAGCCGGCGTCGTTCTGCGGCTGGAAACTCCGGTCGCCGAGGCAGAACCGTTCCTCGCAGATGTCGCCTTCTTCACGCTGCTCGGGACCTCGATCGGCGTCAAGGGACAAAGCCTCTCGGATAAAGCTTGCGACCGGCTGCGCGAGGCGCGGTCGCTGATGAAGCGTATCGGACGCGAACAGGAGATTGTTCTTGCAGCAGATGGCGGCATCCGCGAACAGACGGTCCCACTGTTGCGGGCAGCAGGCGCCGAGACGGTTGTGCTCGGATCGTTGGCGTTCGGTGACACGGATCTGCCGGGCCGTATCGCCTGGCTGCATGCTCTGGAGACTGAGCCCCGATGAGCAGGATTGCGCTTGCATTTGATCTGGGTGGAACGGAGTTGCGCGCAGCATTGGTTGGCGACGGCGGCAAATTGCTGGCCTTCGCGTCCGTGCCAACGCTCGCCAGGGATGGACCGAATGCGGTCATCGAGCAGATCGCGATGCTTGCGGAAAAAATCTGCTCGGACGTTCCCGACGCCAAGCCGCTCGGCATTGGCATCGGAGCGCCCGGCCCGCTCGATCCGGTCGCTGGCATTCTCACCGCACCACCGACCCTCTCGGGCTGGCGTGAAGTACCCCTGGCGCGCCTTCTTGAGGACCGCCTGAACCTGCCGGTGCGGCTGGAGAACGATGCGAACGCCGCCGCTCTCGGCGAATGGCGTTTCGGCGCCGGCCGCGGCGCGGCCTCGCTGGTATTCGTCACCGTGTCCAC
The window above is part of the Rhizobium sp. WYJ-E13 genome. Proteins encoded here:
- a CDS encoding Gfo/Idh/MocA family protein → MRAYPGTRLGIGVIGCGNISMTYLRNAALFAGVELRACADISSDVSALRAKEYGIRAMEVDALLADPGVDLVLNLTIPAVHFDVTMSALSAGKHVFTEKPLATSAAEGRKLVAEAKSRDLLLGSAPDTFLGAAGRRARGLMDAGAIGRPVSGTAFMFGRGMEHWHPNPQFYYQPGGGPMFDMGPYYLTMLVNLLGPVKSVMAMATKGQEERLITADGPFKNTTFKVGTPTNVLSLLEFQSGATVNFGTSWDVFRHSNHPIELHGTEGSLRLPDPDTFGGTVSLSERGAEWKDFESECELYGALNWPYSAPDRANYRMLGVADLVRALGEGRAPRASGDLALHVLEIMEATLASSEARSAIAIAGTVTQPPLLGDDEARSLLA
- a CDS encoding sugar phosphate isomerase/epimerase, producing the protein MSIKNLKVGCQTFTWEMLGKNWNGGPDDLLEAIAEGGYAGIEITDTMIGRYADHPDHFAASLKKHGLMLVSFAMGSKSGFTLRQEIENDLRTTQRWIDFAAAISGALVSIGSATVVSEGPREAKFEIAAEFYNRAGELGRSSGVDIAMHPSSHHNTLLFDRADYDRIFSLIDKNLVGWVPDTGHILRGHDDILDTLRTYQDRIRYLHLKDVDAEGKWAMLGKGVCDTPAVIDIVAAAPRFNGWLVLEEESDTAAADPATAVRTNRETMRRYGA
- a CDS encoding Gfo/Idh/MocA family protein, which encodes MIRKEDRRLRVGVLGCGPIAQFAHLESCVKAGNADLYAICDAAPDLLARMGATYEPQKMYADYDAMLADPELEAVIIATSDAYHVPMSIKALDAGKHVLCEKPTGVTVEEGQALADAVKRSGKVLQVGHMKRFDPALEAARDFVRDDIGEIFALKAWYCDSTHRYTNTDAVQPLPITSKFARKPSGNPKADLRQYFMLAHGSHLVDTARFLCGEIVAVRARLLERAGTYCWFVETEFANGALGHLDLTVAVRMDWHEGFQLYGEHGSVIAKTFNPWYFRASEVEIFHEKDATTRKPLGADGHFFRRQLEGLADTVLNGAPMRGADIEDGIASIRAMVAIARSVETGERVELATVTGSV
- a CDS encoding sugar phosphate isomerase/epimerase; protein product: MQLGIFAKTFPGTDPRQVLSAVRNSGFATTQFNLACVGLPSMPDAVAPETITTIRAAAEVAGVSLAALSGTYNMAHPDKFVRERGLKQLGVVIETAAALQIPLVTLCTGSRHAQDQWMYHPDNALPSAWADMAAEMEKALELAERHDIDLGIEPEQANIVTSAADAVRLIGEMGSRRLRIVLDPANLFEQATPAEVSDIVAKAIDISAGYVTMAHAKDRYADGRFATAGQGIVDFPAFIDGLRATGFSGAFVTHGLTAKEAPAVARFLSDLIR
- a CDS encoding alpha/beta fold hydrolase → MKTRLAFRRDDADLSVYDCGTGKALLFQHGLGGNEAQVAQVIPEALDWRRITTECRGHGSSTLGTRRPFSIAMFAADVIAAADEKGVDRFIAGGISMGAAIALHLAKTHPERVAGLILVRPAWSFARAPANLAPIREIAALLRSHSRADGQTLFARSATAERLRMDAPDNLASLLGYFERPDALAFADVLDDIASDGTGVSQEDAAKLAVPALVLGNRQDAIHPLTVAQVMADTLPNAHFLEVPAKAAGAQAHFAAVRAVVLQFLDTEFKHRSIAQP
- a CDS encoding ribulose-phosphate 3-epimerase is translated as MTSKTLPGGVIAALPRHRLLGEFSLWSADLANMERDLHRIEPYVDLHHIDVADARFTPGFLFFPDFVARIAKLTAKPIHVHLMVEAEIVEAQTRQFIEAGADLISVHAENGEAGLRAVALAKELGAEAGVVLRLETPVAEAEPFLADVAFFTLLGTSIGVKGQSLSDKACDRLREARSLMKRIGREQEIVLAADGGIREQTVPLLRAAGAETVVLGSLAFGDTDLPGRIAWLHALETEPR